One segment of Nostoc piscinale CENA21 DNA contains the following:
- a CDS encoding ABC transporter ATP-binding protein has protein sequence MNDFRVWFADYANALFRSLPLLWQAAPREMIFLIAVTLLQGILPAISVWITKLVVDTVAVALTSGRELGYAVLIPLVLGWVGALLLESLLYPWILALQGNLNDKLTAHISLLLMRKADNFADLSRFEDSLFYDELQLLQQQVAYKPLGLLENLVELSRSFVTLIVIVGLLVPLAFWIPLVIAIATIPQIVVSSQYGKAIWLTLFENSPQARRMEYYTSLMLTDSYAKEIRLFQLSSFFIERYLQAFQSLHQTMRYLRGKQAFWSSTLAILSTLGNGFAFYWVVRQAFRGNFSPGSVLLFVQSLTYFQNNLERFVANWVELFENILYMQQFFNFLDSPIPMQISIPGEKVPMPIRSGILFEKVDFYYPDNRLALQDISFTIYPGQTVAIVGENGAGKTTLVKLLTRLYDPTQGCILVDGIDLRNLNLQQWRQQIAGVFQDFGHYALTLGENIALGNLAALESPDILRYAIEKADITTLVDHFPTREDTPLGKQFGGTELSGGQWQKLALARAFVRREAQILLLDEPTAALDPRSEYDLYRRFIELAEGKTTILITHRLASVRMADRILVMKAGHLIEDGTHQELLQLGGEYTTLWNMQAQHYGISE, from the coding sequence ATGAACGATTTTAGAGTTTGGTTTGCAGACTACGCTAACGCTTTATTTCGTTCTCTACCTTTGTTATGGCAAGCAGCACCAAGAGAAATGATTTTCTTAATTGCTGTGACTTTATTACAAGGGATTCTGCCAGCTATTAGTGTTTGGATTACTAAGTTAGTGGTAGATACTGTAGCAGTAGCCTTAACATCTGGGAGAGAATTAGGGTATGCAGTTCTGATACCTTTGGTATTAGGATGGGTGGGAGCTTTGCTATTAGAATCACTGCTTTATCCTTGGATATTGGCACTTCAAGGAAATCTTAATGATAAGTTAACGGCACATATCAGCTTATTGTTAATGCGTAAAGCAGATAATTTTGCAGATTTAAGCCGTTTTGAAGATTCTTTATTTTATGATGAACTACAACTATTGCAACAACAAGTCGCCTATAAACCGTTAGGTTTACTAGAAAATTTAGTGGAATTAAGTCGCTCTTTTGTGACTTTGATAGTAATAGTTGGGTTACTAGTTCCCTTAGCTTTTTGGATACCATTGGTAATTGCGATCGCCACTATACCCCAAATTGTCGTTTCTTCTCAATATGGCAAAGCAATTTGGCTGACTTTATTTGAAAATAGTCCGCAAGCGCGGCGAATGGAATATTACACTTCACTCATGCTAACTGATAGCTACGCGAAAGAAATCAGGTTATTTCAACTAAGTTCTTTTTTTATCGAGCGTTACTTACAAGCATTTCAATCTTTACATCAAACCATGCGTTATCTGCGTGGTAAGCAAGCATTTTGGTCATCAACTTTAGCTATTCTGAGTACTCTAGGTAATGGTTTTGCTTTTTATTGGGTGGTACGGCAAGCTTTTCGTGGTAATTTCAGTCCCGGTAGCGTACTTTTATTTGTGCAATCATTAACTTACTTTCAAAATAATCTCGAAAGATTTGTCGCTAACTGGGTAGAGTTATTTGAAAATATTCTTTATATGCAGCAGTTTTTCAATTTTCTCGACAGTCCCATCCCAATGCAAATCAGCATTCCTGGAGAAAAAGTACCAATGCCGATTCGTTCTGGTATTCTCTTTGAGAAAGTTGACTTTTACTACCCAGATAATCGATTAGCTCTACAAGATATTTCTTTTACTATTTACCCTGGACAAACTGTCGCCATAGTCGGCGAAAATGGCGCAGGAAAAACAACTTTAGTAAAGCTTTTAACTAGGCTGTATGATCCAACACAAGGTTGTATTTTAGTAGATGGTATAGACCTGAGAAATTTAAATTTACAACAGTGGCGACAACAAATTGCTGGCGTTTTTCAAGACTTTGGTCATTACGCGCTAACTCTGGGAGAAAATATCGCGTTAGGAAATTTGGCGGCTTTAGAAAGTCCCGATATTCTCAGGTATGCAATCGAAAAAGCAGATATCACCACACTCGTTGATCATTTTCCCACAAGAGAAGATACACCATTAGGTAAGCAATTTGGTGGTACAGAACTTTCTGGTGGACAGTGGCAAAAGTTAGCTTTAGCGCGTGCTTTTGTACGGCGAGAGGCACAGATATTATTATTAGATGAACCAACGGCTGCACTTGATCCGCGTAGTGAATATGACCTCTACCGACGCTTTATTGAATTAGCCGAGGGTAAAACAACAATTTTAATTACTCATAGACTAGCTTCAGTACGAATGGCTGACCGAATTTTAGTCATGAAAGCTGGTCATTTAATTGAAGATGGAACTCACCAAGAACTTTTACAGCTTGGTGGTGAATATACAACTTTGTGGAATATGCAGGCACAACATTATGGTATATCTGAATAA
- a CDS encoding TOMM precursor leader peptide-binding protein, with product MQLNDAQRLRLLEHIVVHVMPSDCSGDETMIFHTTRRTLTVKGQALRDVESIVLPLLDGSRTIGEIRLAIGEKLTDASINQCLQFLMENRLVEELLEDATDLDVRADLLPQISLYHELGFQQKNAQKHLAKARIAIFGLGGSGLIAAINLASAGIGFLRLCDDVCTLTSDVMMMSDSVFNQIGALRGVEVARQIAAIAEITETEIVTDNFTDDTTVNALLEDVDLVIVATDAVSVNLAYRLNRLCWQMQRPLLPGGAAGVEGTFGPLVLAADGPCYLCYRMRSIACAKLPEAELAIERFLDRERRSQPRLQETLPIAQMLVGSYLALDAIKMFLGLPIATDGKLVHIDLLGTKLTHNVVLKKPGCPHCSQQERISE from the coding sequence ATGCAATTAAATGATGCTCAACGTCTGCGTTTATTAGAACATATTGTTGTTCATGTAATGCCGTCAGATTGTAGCGGTGATGAAACAATGATTTTTCATACAACGCGGCGCACACTAACAGTAAAAGGTCAAGCACTGCGTGATGTGGAAAGTATAGTATTACCTTTGCTAGATGGCTCTCGAACAATCGGAGAAATTCGGCTAGCAATTGGAGAAAAATTAACAGATGCTTCAATCAATCAATGTTTACAGTTTTTGATGGAAAATCGTTTAGTTGAAGAATTATTAGAAGATGCTACTGATTTAGACGTGCGGGCTGATTTACTGCCTCAAATTAGTCTTTATCATGAGTTGGGATTTCAGCAAAAGAATGCCCAAAAACACTTAGCAAAAGCGAGAATTGCTATTTTTGGATTGGGGGGTTCAGGGTTGATAGCGGCAATCAACTTGGCTAGTGCGGGGATTGGTTTTTTGAGATTATGTGATGATGTCTGCACACTGACATCTGATGTGATGATGATGTCAGACTCAGTATTTAATCAAATCGGTGCTTTGCGGGGTGTGGAAGTTGCAAGACAAATTGCCGCGATCGCAGAAATCACCGAAACTGAAATTGTGACCGATAATTTCACAGACGATACGACAGTCAATGCTTTACTAGAAGATGTAGACTTGGTAATTGTCGCCACCGATGCTGTCTCTGTCAATCTTGCTTATCGTTTGAATAGATTATGCTGGCAGATGCAACGCCCATTATTACCAGGTGGTGCGGCTGGTGTGGAAGGCACTTTTGGGCCGTTAGTTTTGGCTGCTGATGGCCCTTGTTATCTCTGCTATCGGATGCGGTCGATAGCTTGCGCCAAACTACCAGAGGCAGAATTAGCAATTGAGCGATTTCTTGACCGAGAACGCCGTTCTCAACCAAGATTGCAAGAAACTTTACCCATCGCCCAGATGTTAGTAGGAAGTTACTTAGCCCTGGATGCCATTAAAATGTTTCTCGGTTTACCCATCGCTACGGATGGCAAATTAGTACATATAGACTTACTGGGTACAAAACTCACTCACAATGTTGTGCTGAAAAAACCTGGTTGCCCCCATTGTTCACAACAGGAGAGAATCAGTGAATAG
- a CDS encoding YcaO-like family protein, whose product MNSAIASPRWRDLVSPHTGIIRAIDRFTKPYTEFDFPVLWQAELANFQLRKQPDDLRYGVGRGMTDEQAIFGAVGEAVERYCGSIVNYRQLIISSYADLTYPAVPPPSFFSFSDTQYSDPNFPFLTFDKTTQTSWITAISLTSNQPVLVPAFMVYFDWDSYQPGDYILPVTSNGLASGPNLEFAAYSGLCELIERDAFIINWLNRLPAPRIYFAHRPGIETEIFRHYARFGIELVTFYLTTDINIPVVMAMLIDCSGRTPAVATGLGCHLDGSTALRKAIFEVCQARFGDIERKANGAGSHLHQYQDVQHLDDHSAFFYTTTRLGELEFLFEHDNCIAVEDLPTYTHTTEAEKLQTVITRLHSVGAEPYLVDITTPDVAPLGFRVVRTLASELVPIYFGYGLEPLGNRRLFEVPHRLGHGGRRSEADLNPCPHPMA is encoded by the coding sequence GTGAATAGTGCGATCGCTAGTCCACGTTGGCGTGATTTAGTTAGTCCCCATACAGGTATTATCCGCGCCATCGATAGATTTACCAAGCCTTATACAGAGTTTGATTTTCCAGTTCTCTGGCAAGCCGAATTAGCAAATTTTCAGTTGCGTAAACAGCCAGATGATTTACGCTACGGTGTCGGCAGAGGAATGACAGATGAACAAGCAATTTTTGGGGCGGTTGGAGAAGCCGTAGAGCGATACTGTGGCAGTATTGTTAATTATCGCCAACTCATAATTAGTAGCTACGCAGATTTAACTTATCCTGCTGTCCCGCCACCAAGTTTTTTCTCATTTTCTGATACCCAGTACTCTGACCCAAATTTTCCTTTTCTCACTTTTGATAAAACAACGCAGACTTCGTGGATAACTGCCATATCTCTCACCAGTAACCAACCAGTGTTAGTCCCAGCATTCATGGTTTATTTTGACTGGGATAGCTATCAACCAGGAGATTACATTTTACCTGTGACTTCCAATGGCCTGGCTAGTGGCCCAAATCTTGAGTTTGCGGCTTACAGCGGCTTGTGTGAATTAATTGAGCGTGATGCTTTCATTATTAATTGGTTAAACCGTTTACCTGCGCCCAGGATTTATTTCGCCCACCGTCCTGGAATTGAAACAGAAATTTTCCGCCACTACGCCCGATTTGGGATTGAATTAGTTACCTTTTATTTGACTACTGATATTAACATCCCAGTGGTGATGGCGATGTTAATTGACTGTTCCGGCAGAACTCCTGCTGTCGCCACTGGTTTAGGATGTCATCTGGATGGTTCAACGGCGCTGCGTAAGGCAATTTTTGAAGTCTGCCAAGCCCGTTTCGGTGACATAGAACGCAAAGCTAACGGTGCTGGTTCTCATCTCCATCAATATCAAGATGTACAGCATTTAGATGATCACAGCGCCTTTTTCTACACAACCACTCGCCTAGGTGAGTTGGAATTTTTATTTGAGCATGATAATTGCATAGCCGTTGAAGATTTACCAACCTACACCCACACCACAGAGGCAGAAAAATTGCAGACTGTCATCACAAGATTGCATTCTGTGGGGGCTGAACCATATTTAGTTGATATTACAACTCCTGATGTGGCACCACTTGGTTTTCGAGTCGTGCGGACTTTGGCGAGTGAATTAGTGCCGATATATTTTGGTTATGGGTTAGAACCATTGGGAAATCGGCGGTTATTTGAAGTGCCACACAGGTTAGGTCATGGTGGGCGACGCAGCGAGGCTGATTTAAATCCCTGTCCGCATCCTATGGCTTAA
- a CDS encoding SagB/ThcOx family dehydrogenase, producing MYTVNEPLELALLYHLNSPVPKSYVKRVPATEMRYMPEAPFLELPKAPHDNSLSQLLEQRSSVRSFANTTMPLIKLAQLLDAGCGLNGLRQMDDYTYEARNSPSAGGLYPLEVFVSTQAVENLADGLYHYEPRGHGLHPVNQAVPNDFVEALLQQDYIVNANALLIFTSIFMRSLCKYGARGYRFALLEAGHQAENICLMAVQLGLGSLCIGGFHDLSLNRMLGIDGKRHAALYCVAVGTGVVI from the coding sequence ATGTATACAGTCAACGAGCCACTGGAATTAGCTCTTCTCTATCATTTGAACTCCCCAGTACCGAAAAGTTATGTCAAGCGTGTTCCGGCTACGGAAATGCGGTATATGCCAGAGGCTCCTTTTTTGGAATTGCCCAAAGCACCACATGACAATTCTTTGAGCCAGCTTTTAGAGCAACGGTCTTCTGTGCGATCGTTTGCTAATACAACTATGCCATTGATTAAATTAGCTCAATTGTTGGATGCGGGATGTGGGTTAAATGGGTTGCGTCAGATGGATGATTATACTTATGAAGCGCGAAACTCACCATCGGCGGGAGGGCTGTATCCGTTGGAAGTTTTTGTCTCAACGCAAGCGGTGGAAAATTTAGCTGATGGACTCTATCATTATGAACCGCGTGGTCATGGCTTACATCCAGTGAATCAGGCAGTACCAAATGATTTTGTAGAAGCTTTATTGCAACAAGATTACATTGTGAATGCAAATGCTTTGTTGATCTTTACGTCTATTTTTATGCGATCACTGTGCAAATATGGTGCGCGGGGCTACCGTTTTGCACTTTTAGAAGCTGGTCATCAAGCAGAAAATATTTGTCTGATGGCTGTGCAATTAGGTCTAGGTAGTCTTTGCATCGGTGGTTTTCATGACCTCAGCCTCAATCGGATGTTGGGTATTGATGGCAAACGTCATGCGGCGCTTTACTGTGTTGCTGTCGGTACTGGTGTCGTAATTTGA